The Primulina tabacum isolate GXHZ01 chromosome 7, ASM2559414v2, whole genome shotgun sequence genome includes a window with the following:
- the LOC142551040 gene encoding protein LURP-one-related 17-like has product MIHFLKSLSRTVHQCPEELEKGILKINRNNSNYDTEDCTISLTVWRKSLIFSCNGFTVIGSDGSLVYRVDNYSRCSDQVVLMDGSGNPIFTICRRRKLRLVDWSWLVYDGEVSTSHNNPSSSKPIFYVRKNMKILGESSKVLAYVYDGVYDKKCAYTIEGSYTHRMCKILDESRRVLAEIKRKQDAAGGVSFGLEVFVLSVRPGLDSGVAMAIVSLLDQMFS; this is encoded by the exons ATGATTCATTTCTTGAAATCTTTATCAAGAACagtccaccaatgtccagaagAATTAGAAAAAGGGATATTGAAGATTAATCGTAATAACAGTAATTATGATACTGAAGACTGCACGATTTCTTTAACGGTTTGGAGGAAATCGCTTATTTTCAGTTGCAATGGCTTCACTGTGATTGGATCCGACGGTAGTTTAGTGTACAGGGTTGATAATTACAGCAGATGCTCTGATCAAGTTGTACTCATGGATGGCTCCGGCAACCCCATTTTCACCATATGTCGTCGCCGG AAGCTGAGGCTAGTGGACTGGAGCTGGCTTGTCTATGATGGCGAAGTGAGCACATCTCACAACAATCCATCATCGAGTAAACCTATCTTTTACgtgaggaaaaatatgaaaattttggggGAAAGTTCGAAAGTTCTTGCCTATGTTTACGACGGGGTATATGACAAAAAATGTGCATACACAATCGAGGGGTCGTACACGCATCGCATGTGCAAGATTCTGGACGAATCCAGAAGGGTCTTAGCAGAGATCAAGAGGAAACAAGACGCAGCGGGAGGCGTATCTTTTGGTTTAGAAGTTTTTGTCTTGAGCGTTAGGCCGGGATTGGATTCGGGGGTTGCTATGGCTATTGTATCATTGCTTGATcaaatgttttcttga
- the LOC142552227 gene encoding LOW QUALITY PROTEIN: E4 SUMO-protein ligase PIAL2-like (The sequence of the model RefSeq protein was modified relative to this genomic sequence to represent the inferred CDS: inserted 2 bases in 1 codon), with translation MAQSNDSVASSEMNSACISEIIDGLSLXVRGHVRSAELSSLCLSLSRQIDFAMANNEVSNRALELPSLLKKVCVWKTDTLMQAVIMVLMISIKNAFRTGWFSDRDSEELSDLTKEIASFFCRMPHFNTEPSCSNLVITSIMSRFYPRMKMGHLFFHIEVKPGFNSYLGDFQISENLKSAPEEKIRLFVGQMDSIETSACLVSPSKVNFLVNGHGVERRTNLYMDTGPQNPTVLTHLLTYGLNVLQAVGEFSGNYLIAVARMSEVPEPDSNSLLDYEHIPPVVDSDSEIIEGASRIPLSCPISLRRIGTPVKGHLCKHIQCFDFDNYVGINSRRPSWRCPSCNHHVCFTDLRIDQKMVKILKEVGTNVTNVIFASDGSWIADMETVDNAHTSEDRTSNSGQNESPQTVSVGLLNVPVDILDLTQNDSMGVTPNETEDRKLSAMALQNRSLAQTIVVDPDRTNTNDVNQSNLHSEDDWLRIFMSTFGPGLPDFTSNTWNLGAYALTSNHISVPAGLPEITIGAPNRVCTFAGNALASTSLSQTETSLLNTPQQYQFGNLTITNEYGRFPSVPRQVSGTPIAVQAPPHITAPVLQQTSTNSVNTFMQNGFSAAYQAYPAPPTNTNSTISSNLIHLPPSSSNQYPVIQNYRQQNSSLASARLTRWNVTQHASNQVPNTYQGTDESQISSQQMVNLRMPQASSQSHGRNQSPVLPSGIHFFRPPAHIGGLQDRIGHANVLMNSQRVHLVAAANRAADMALNPSRTFAAPTFSMNSGTSSTPLIRDDVTNPANQNRRPAGRMRGALSGQALNDALNEYIIRPSQQAARHISDVNSLLNNPPPATTIFDQLSRTEIWASSSMDRLGCIMFFTQQVVVVAA, from the exons ATGGCCCAGAGCAACGACTCAGTCGCTTCTTCAGAGATGAACTCCGCCTGCATTTCGGAGATTATTGATGGCCTGTCTCT GGTTCGCGGCCACGTACGCTCTGCCGAGTTGTCTAGTCTCTGCCTTTCTCTGTCCAG ACAAATTGATTTTGCCATGGCAAACAATGAAGTTTCAAACAGAGCCCTGGAGCTGCCTTCGCTATTAAAGAAG GTGTGCGTATGGAAAACTGATACCCTCATGCAAGCAGTCATCATGGTCCTGATGATTTCTATTAAG AATGCTTTTCGAACTGGGTGGTTTTCAGATAGAGATTCTGAAGAATTGAGTGATCTAACAAAGGAG ATCGCGAGCTTTTTTTGTAGAATGCCCCATTTTAACACTGAGCCTAGCTGTTCTAATTTGGTTATCACCTCAATCATGTCAAG ATTCTATCCAAGAATGAAAATGGGTCATCTGTTTTTTCACATTGAAGTCAAG CCTGGATTTAATTCTTATTTGGGGGACTTTCAGATTTCAGAGAATTTGAAGTCAGCTCCTGAGGAAAAAATA CGGTTATTTGTTGGACAAATGGATAGTATTGAGACATCTGCATGCCTCGTTAGCCCCTCTAAAGTGAA CTTTCTCGTGAATGGACATGGCGTGGAGAGGAGAACTAATCTTTACATG GACACAGGGCCTCAAAATCCGACTGTTTTGACTCATTTACTGACATATGGGTTGAATGTTCTCCAGGCTGTGGGTGAATTTAGTG GAAATTATCTTATAGCAGTTGCTCGCATGAGTGAGGTGCCAGAACCTGATTCAAATTCCCTTCTAGATTATGAGCATATTCCTCCAGTTGTGGATTCAG ATTCCGAAATCATTGAGGGGGCATCACGAATACCACTGAGCTGTCCCATTAg CCTCAGGCGTATCGGAACACCTGTCAAAGGACATTTATGTAAACATATTCAG TGTTTCGATTTTGACAACTATGTGGGCATCAACTCAAGAAGACCCTCCTGGCGCTGCCCGAGTTGTAATCATCATGTCTGCTTCACTGATCTTCGCATAGACCAAAAAATGGTCAAG ATCTTGAAAGAGGTTGGAACAAATGTCACCAATGTAATATTCGCTTCAGATGGTTCATGGATTGCTGACATGGAAACTGTTGATAATGCACACACGTCAGAGGATAGGACCTCTAATTCTGGACAGAATGAGTCTCCACAAACTGTTTCTGTTGGCTTATTAAATGTTCCTGTTGATATACTCGATCTGACTCAGAATGATTCAATGGGTGTTACTCCAAATGAAACTGAAGACCGGAAGCTTTCCGCAATGGCTCTTCAAAATCGATCGTTGGCGCAGACAATTGTAGTCGACCCTGACAGGACAAACACAAATGATGTGAATCAAAGCAACCTTCATTCTGAGGATGATTGGTtaagaatttttatgtcaaCCTTTGGGCCAGGTTTGCCAGATTTTACCTCAAATACATGGAATCTTGGTGCTTATGCATTGACTTCGAATCATATTTCAGTGCCTGCTGGTTTACCTGAGATTACTATTGGTGCTCCAAACAGAGTATGCACATTTGCTGGTAATGCTCTTGCTAGCACCTCCCTCTCACAAACCGAAACTTCTTTGTTAAATACTCCTCAGCAGTATCAATTTGGAAACCTAACGATCACTAACGAGTATGGAAGGTTCCCATCAGTACCAAGACAAGTATCCGGAACACCAATTGCAGTTCAGGCCCCTCCACATATAACGGCTCCTGTCCTTCAACAAACCTCTACCAATAGTGTGAATACATTTATGCAGAATGGCTTTTCAGCAGCTTATCAAGCTTACCCTGCTCCGCCAACCAATACCAACTCAACAATTAGTTCGAATCTAATTCATTTGCCTCCATCGTCATCGAATCAGTATCCTGTTATACAG AATTATCGGCAGCAAAATAGCTCACTAGCTTCTGCTAGATTAACTCGTTGGAATGTTACTCAGCATGCCTCAAATCAGGTCCCAAATACTTACCAAGGTACAGATGAAAGCCAAATATCAAGTCAGCAGATGGTGAACCTAAGGATGCCTCAAGCATCAAGTCAATCTCATGGCCGGAATCAGTCACCTGTGCTGCCATCTGGTATTCATTTCTTCCGCCCTCCAGCCCACATAGGGGGTTTACAAGACAGGATCGGTCACGCAAATGTCTTAATGAACAGTCAACGAGTTCATTTGGTTGCAGCCGCAAACCGAGCAGCGGACATGGCTCTTAATCCATCAAGAACTTTTGCAGCACCCACGTTCTCAATGAACTCTGGAACAAGTTCAACTCCATTAATAAGGGATGATGTCACGAATCCAGCTAATCAGAACAGGCGGCCTGCTGGACGGATGCGTGGAGCTCTTTCTGGGCAGGCTTTAAATGATGCGTTGAACGAGTACATAATTCGACCTAGCCAGCAAGCTGCTCGGCATATCTCTGACGTGAACTCACTTTTGAATAATCCTCCCCCTGCTACTACAATCTTTGACCAGCTATCTAGGACGGAAATTTGGGCTTCGAGCTCGATGGATCGACTGGGATGCATTATGTTCTTCACTCAACAAGTGGTGGTGGTGGCTGCATAA